One genomic segment of Synechocystis sp. LKSZ1 includes these proteins:
- the recA gene encoding recombinase RecA: MATIENTSEREKALSAVLSQIERNFGKGAIMRLGDAAQMRVETLSTGALTLDLALGGGLPKGRIIEIYGPESSGKTTLALHAIAATQKAGGVAAFVDAEHALDPTYSAALGVDINNLLVAQPDTGESALEIVDQLVRSTAVDIVVVDSVAALVPRAEIEGEMGDTQVGLQARLMSKALRKIAGNIGRSGCVVIFLNQLRQKIGVSYGSPEVTTGGTALKFYASVRLDIRRTQTLKKGSEGEYGIRAKVKVAKNKVAPPFRIAEFDIIFGSGISQMGCTIDLAEKTEVITRKGAWYSYNGENIAQGRDNAIKYLEDNPEIAQQVEQQVREKLALGSLILPIESGDSEDGNQFED, translated from the coding sequence ATGGCGACCATCGAAAACACGTCGGAACGAGAAAAGGCCCTGAGTGCGGTCTTGAGTCAAATTGAGCGTAATTTTGGCAAAGGCGCCATCATGCGTTTGGGAGATGCGGCCCAAATGCGGGTAGAAACCCTATCCACCGGCGCTTTGACCCTAGACCTAGCCCTCGGTGGGGGCCTGCCCAAGGGCCGGATCATTGAAATCTATGGCCCAGAAAGTTCCGGTAAAACCACCCTGGCTCTCCATGCTATTGCGGCTACTCAAAAGGCCGGCGGGGTCGCGGCCTTCGTTGATGCGGAACATGCCCTCGACCCGACCTACTCAGCGGCCCTGGGGGTGGATATCAATAATCTGTTGGTTGCTCAGCCCGATACAGGGGAATCGGCCCTGGAAATCGTCGATCAATTGGTGCGTTCTACCGCAGTCGATATCGTGGTGGTGGACTCCGTAGCAGCTCTGGTACCTCGCGCTGAAATTGAAGGGGAAATGGGAGATACCCAAGTCGGCCTCCAGGCCCGCTTGATGAGTAAGGCCCTGCGCAAAATTGCCGGTAACATCGGCCGCTCTGGTTGTGTGGTTATCTTCTTAAACCAACTGCGGCAAAAAATTGGGGTCAGCTACGGTAGCCCTGAGGTGACGACCGGAGGAACGGCCCTCAAATTCTACGCTTCCGTACGCCTTGATATTCGTCGTACCCAAACCCTGAAAAAAGGCAGTGAAGGGGAGTACGGTATCCGGGCCAAGGTAAAAGTGGCCAAAAACAAAGTGGCCCCGCCCTTTCGCATTGCGGAATTTGATATTATTTTTGGCTCCGGTATTTCCCAAATGGGGTGTACCATTGACCTAGCAGAAAAAACGGAGGTGATTACCCGTAAAGGGGCCTGGTACAGCTACAATGGCGAAAACATTGCCCAAGGCCGGGATAATGCCATCAAATACCTAGAAGACAATCCCGAAATTGCCCAACAGGTGGAGCAACAGGTGCGAGAAAAATTGGCCCTGGGTTCCTTAATTCTGCCGATTGAATCTGGCGACAGCGAAGACGGCAACCAGTTTGAAGACTAG
- the ntrB gene encoding nitrate ABC transporter permease: MANIALTPPKARRNPWGFLLTFKKVLRPLAALAVILVVWQLLCSGPNPNLPSPWTVLQETWDPLIINPFFDNGGTDKGLGLQIFASLTRVAVGFTLAAIVGIALGILIGTTRVMYDALDPIFQVLRTIPPLAWLPIALAALRESEPSAIFVIFITSIWPIIINTTVGVQQIPQDYRNVSRVLKLSKTDYFFNILFPASVPYIFTGLRIGIGLSWLAIVAAEMLVGGVGIGFFIWDAYNSSRMSEIILALIYVGIVGLLLDRFIAFLASLFVPAEQK; the protein is encoded by the coding sequence ATGGCCAATATTGCATTAACTCCCCCGAAAGCCCGCCGCAATCCCTGGGGCTTTTTACTTACTTTTAAAAAAGTTTTGCGTCCCCTGGCCGCCCTGGCGGTGATCCTAGTGGTTTGGCAACTGCTCTGTTCTGGGCCAAACCCCAACCTTCCTAGTCCTTGGACAGTGCTCCAGGAAACTTGGGATCCGCTGATTATTAATCCCTTTTTTGATAATGGCGGTACGGATAAGGGCCTGGGCTTGCAAATCTTCGCCAGTTTAACGCGGGTGGCCGTTGGCTTTACCCTCGCAGCGATTGTCGGCATTGCCTTGGGTATTCTCATTGGTACTACAAGGGTCATGTACGATGCCCTTGACCCGATTTTTCAAGTCTTGAGAACCATTCCGCCCCTGGCCTGGTTGCCCATTGCCCTAGCGGCCCTGCGGGAAAGTGAGCCTTCGGCTATTTTCGTTATTTTCATTACCTCGATTTGGCCAATCATTATCAACACAACTGTTGGGGTTCAGCAAATTCCCCAGGATTATCGCAACGTTTCGCGGGTGCTTAAACTGTCGAAAACTGACTACTTTTTTAATATTCTTTTCCCGGCCTCCGTTCCCTATATTTTCACCGGCCTGCGCATTGGCATTGGCTTATCTTGGTTGGCGATTGTGGCGGCGGAAATGCTTGTCGGTGGTGTTGGTATCGGCTTCTTTATCTGGGATGCCTACAACAGTTCCCGCATGAGTGAAATTATTTTGGCCCTGATTTATGTCGGGATCGTGGGTTTGTTACTGGATCGCTTTATTGCCTTCCTCGCTAGCCTCTTTGTTCCGGCTGAACAAAAATAG
- a CDS encoding mannose-1-phosphate guanyltransferase, protein MRAVLMAGGAGTRLRPLTCDLPKPMVPVLNRPIAAHIINLLKRHNITEIIATLHYLPDALRDYFLDGSDFGIQMNYAVEDDQPLGTAGCVKNIEELLDETFFVVSGDSITDFDLTAALAFHRQKQSKATLVLTRVPNPMEFGVVIVDEGQRICRFLEKPSTGEVFSDTINTGIYILEPELLDYLPPNEESDFSQDLFPLLLEKQEPIYGYIADGYWCDVGHLDAYREAQYDALAGKVDLDFSYAEQEPGIWVGEDTIIDPTARLSPPLLIGDNCRIGPGTVIEGGTVLGDNVTVGVGADIKRAIVGNGVMIGDDATLAACVVSRGCRLERRTQVLEGAVIGPLCIIGEEAHVNANVKIWPSKRVEPGAIVNLNLIWGNTAHRNLFGQRGVSGIVNIDITPEFAVKLGAAYGSSLRPGAEIVVSRDQRNVSRMVTRSLIAGLMSVGINIQNLEATAIPIARTMIPRLKVVGGIHVRIHPDRPEYLLIEFLDSQGINVSKSTEKKIEGAYFKEDLRRVSIPEIGEMSYPAQVLETYRHSFETLLDVEAFSSGSTKIVIDYAYGVSGAILPLLLSKFSCDAVVLNASLRQTAVSNEERETLLHQLGQVVAALKANLGVQVSANGEQLILVDESGLPIRGELLTALMVHMVLTAYPEGTIVVPVQASSAVEMLARRHRGQVIRTKANPTALMAASQANPHVVLGGGGEMGFIFPRLHPGFDAMFSIAKVVEMLTLQGRSLVQVRSELPRVYNKYCTVRCSWKIKGALMRYLVEIHRNHHLELIDGVKVLYPHSDNWVLILPDAGEPSVHIYVNSEDSDWADYQLASYRAQVQKFISQTQGETPNIF, encoded by the coding sequence ATGCGCGCAGTGTTGATGGCTGGGGGGGCTGGAACCCGTTTGCGTCCGTTGACCTGCGACCTGCCTAAGCCCATGGTGCCCGTACTCAATCGTCCGATTGCGGCCCATATTATCAATCTGCTGAAGCGCCACAACATTACCGAAATTATTGCAACCCTGCATTACCTCCCCGACGCCCTGCGGGACTACTTTCTGGATGGCAGTGATTTTGGTATTCAAATGAATTATGCTGTCGAGGATGATCAACCCCTAGGGACGGCGGGCTGTGTTAAAAACATCGAAGAATTGTTAGACGAGACCTTTTTTGTTGTTAGCGGTGACAGCATTACCGATTTTGACCTGACGGCGGCCCTGGCCTTCCATCGTCAGAAGCAATCCAAGGCCACCCTGGTTTTAACTCGGGTACCCAATCCCATGGAATTTGGGGTGGTGATTGTGGATGAGGGCCAGCGCATTTGCCGTTTTCTGGAAAAACCTTCCACGGGTGAGGTCTTCTCCGACACTATCAACACGGGCATTTATATCCTGGAACCGGAACTGTTAGACTATCTTCCCCCCAACGAAGAAAGTGACTTTTCCCAAGACCTCTTTCCTCTCCTGCTCGAAAAACAAGAACCTATCTACGGCTACATAGCCGATGGCTACTGGTGTGATGTGGGCCATTTGGATGCCTACCGGGAAGCCCAGTACGATGCCCTGGCTGGCAAGGTCGATCTGGACTTTAGCTATGCTGAACAGGAGCCAGGGATTTGGGTCGGAGAAGATACGATTATTGACCCAACCGCTCGACTGTCTCCTCCCTTACTGATCGGGGATAACTGCCGCATTGGCCCAGGAACGGTAATCGAAGGAGGAACCGTGCTGGGGGATAACGTCACCGTTGGCGTCGGGGCCGACATCAAACGGGCTATTGTCGGCAATGGGGTGATGATCGGGGACGACGCGACGCTAGCGGCCTGTGTGGTCAGTCGGGGCTGTCGTCTAGAGCGGCGCACCCAGGTCTTAGAAGGAGCCGTGATAGGGCCGCTGTGTATTATTGGCGAGGAAGCCCACGTCAATGCCAATGTCAAAATCTGGCCCAGTAAGCGGGTTGAACCGGGGGCCATTGTTAACCTCAATCTGATCTGGGGCAATACAGCCCACCGCAACCTCTTTGGTCAACGGGGCGTATCAGGAATTGTCAACATCGACATCACCCCAGAATTTGCCGTCAAGCTCGGCGCGGCCTACGGTTCCTCCCTCCGGCCAGGGGCCGAAATTGTGGTGTCGCGAGACCAGCGCAATGTTTCCCGGATGGTTACCCGTTCCCTGATTGCTGGCCTAATGTCCGTGGGGATTAATATCCAAAACCTAGAGGCCACCGCTATTCCCATTGCTCGCACCATGATCCCCCGCCTCAAGGTAGTGGGGGGAATTCATGTCCGTATCCATCCCGACCGGCCCGAGTATCTGTTAATCGAGTTTCTGGATAGCCAGGGCATCAACGTCTCCAAAAGTACGGAGAAAAAGATCGAAGGGGCTTATTTTAAAGAAGACCTACGCCGGGTCAGTATCCCAGAAATTGGTGAAATGTCCTATCCGGCCCAGGTGCTAGAAACCTATCGCCATAGTTTTGAAACCCTCCTAGATGTAGAGGCCTTCAGCAGTGGCAGCACCAAGATTGTCATTGACTATGCCTATGGGGTTTCCGGGGCCATTTTGCCCCTCCTGCTGAGTAAATTTAGTTGTGATGCAGTAGTACTAAATGCCAGTCTGCGTCAAACCGCCGTCTCCAACGAAGAACGGGAAACCCTCCTGCACCAACTGGGGCAAGTGGTGGCGGCCCTCAAGGCCAATTTAGGCGTTCAGGTATCTGCCAACGGGGAGCAGTTAATCCTGGTGGATGAATCGGGCCTACCAATTCGGGGGGAACTTCTAACCGCCTTAATGGTACACATGGTGCTAACAGCCTATCCTGAAGGCACGATTGTTGTCCCCGTCCAGGCCTCTAGTGCAGTGGAAATGCTGGCCCGTCGCCATCGGGGCCAGGTGATACGGACAAAAGCGAATCCCACGGCCCTGATGGCGGCATCCCAGGCTAATCCTCACGTGGTTTTAGGGGGAGGGGGCGAAATGGGCTTTATTTTTCCCCGTCTCCATCCGGGCTTTGATGCCATGTTTAGTATTGCCAAGGTGGTGGAAATGTTAACCTTGCAGGGACGTTCCCTGGTGCAAGTACGTTCTGAACTACCGCGGGTTTACAATAAGTACTGTACCGTGCGCTGTTCTTGGAAAATTAAGGGGGCCTTGATGCGTTACTTGGTGGAAATTCATCGTAACCACCATCTAGAACTGATTGACGGAGTTAAGGTGCTCTATCCTCACAGTGATAACTGGGTATTGATTTTGCCGGATGCTGGAGAACCCTCTGTGCATATTTATGTCAATAGTGAAGACTCGGACTGGGCCGATTACCAATTAGCCAGCTATCGGGCCCAGGTGCAAAAGTTTATTAGCCAAACCCAGGGCGAAACTCCCAACATCTTCTAA
- a CDS encoding single-stranded DNA-binding protein, which produces MNSCVLMATVIRNPELRYTQDNQTPVTTLLVEFPGNRDDDPTSSLKVVGWGNLATEMQERYQEGDQLLIEGRLSMQMVERPEGFKEKRAELVASRVVKLDGVASTLATSVSAPISEPTHGNEPIAPENLDEIPF; this is translated from the coding sequence ATGAATAGTTGTGTATTAATGGCCACAGTAATTCGCAACCCTGAACTGCGCTACACTCAAGATAATCAAACCCCTGTCACGACGCTCTTGGTCGAGTTTCCCGGTAACCGTGACGATGACCCAACTTCTTCTCTCAAGGTGGTGGGCTGGGGTAATCTGGCCACAGAAATGCAGGAACGTTACCAGGAAGGCGATCAACTCCTCATCGAAGGCCGTCTGAGTATGCAGATGGTAGAACGACCGGAAGGCTTTAAGGAAAAACGAGCAGAATTGGTAGCGTCCCGCGTGGTGAAGTTGGATGGTGTGGCTTCAACTTTGGCCACCAGCGTCTCTGCCCCGATCAGCGAACCAACCCATGGCAACGAACCCATTGCGCCAGAAAACTTGGATGAAATCCCCTTCTAG
- a CDS encoding nitrate ABC transporter ATP-binding protein (This model describes the ATP binding subunits of ATP-binding cassette (ABC) transporters for nitrate transport, or for bicarbonate transport, in bacteria and archaea.): MSTFIEIDHVDRIFPLANGDRYIALKNIELKVQAGEFVSLIGHSGCGKSTLLNMVSGLDKPTFGGVILEGREVTGPGPDRMVVFQNYSLLPWLTVRNNIGLAVHRVLRDLPKAEREKIIDDHIKLVGLERAAHKRPGELSGGMKQRVAIARALAIRPKVLLLDEPFGALDALTRGNLQEKLMEIVEESQVTCIMVTHDVDEALLLSDRVVMLTTGPEAHIGQILEVPIPRPRHRLEVVNHPSYYALRSEMVYFLNQQKRVKKVGSIQAPMVMAGNGLEKINLNLGFIPLTDCAPLVIAQEKGFFAEQGLTNVNLVREPSWQSITEGITDGRLDAAQMVAGMPLALTLGLGGRASLPIINALVLSRNGNAITLSQSFAKAGVKTLEDFKQYLSQTPDKIHSLGMVHPASMQNLLLRYWLASGGIDPDQDVNLVRIPPAQMVANLKAGNIDGYCVGEPWNSRAVREGLGYVIATDLNIWDGHPEKVLGVREDWANQYPKTHLALVKALLQAGEYCDDRRNREEVMGYLCQPQYVGSLVDYTRPGFLDPYCFGNGREPEMLLRYNQFYVDKANYPARSEALWILTQLARWGYTPFPKNWLEIIERVRRPDLFGEACRQLGWPGLEADRRPLTLFDGMVFNPDDPLGYIRRFSLHRDLQVAEIALEPAPSPITP; encoded by the coding sequence ATGTCTACCTTTATTGAAATTGACCACGTTGACCGCATTTTTCCTCTGGCCAACGGTGACCGTTACATTGCCCTTAAAAATATTGAATTAAAAGTCCAAGCCGGGGAATTTGTTTCCCTAATCGGCCATTCCGGTTGTGGTAAATCCACCTTGCTAAATATGGTATCCGGCCTGGATAAACCTACCTTTGGCGGTGTCATTCTCGAGGGACGGGAAGTCACAGGGCCAGGGCCCGACCGCATGGTTGTCTTTCAAAACTACTCCCTCCTGCCCTGGTTGACGGTACGCAATAACATTGGCCTGGCGGTTCACCGCGTCCTGAGGGATTTACCCAAGGCAGAACGGGAAAAAATTATTGATGACCATATTAAACTGGTGGGCCTAGAACGGGCGGCCCATAAACGGCCGGGGGAACTGTCGGGAGGGATGAAACAACGGGTAGCCATTGCGCGGGCCCTGGCCATTCGCCCCAAGGTGCTCTTGCTCGATGAACCCTTCGGAGCCTTGGACGCCCTCACTCGGGGCAATCTCCAGGAAAAGCTGATGGAAATTGTCGAAGAGAGCCAGGTGACTTGCATTATGGTGACCCATGATGTGGATGAGGCCCTGTTGTTATCTGACCGGGTGGTGATGCTCACCACGGGCCCTGAGGCCCACATTGGCCAGATTTTAGAAGTCCCCATTCCCCGGCCCCGCCATCGTTTAGAGGTGGTCAACCATCCCAGCTACTACGCTCTACGCAGTGAGATGGTCTATTTCCTTAACCAGCAGAAACGGGTGAAAAAAGTCGGCTCCATTCAGGCCCCCATGGTCATGGCGGGCAATGGTCTCGAAAAGATCAATCTCAATCTGGGCTTTATTCCTCTCACCGACTGTGCTCCCCTGGTGATCGCCCAGGAAAAGGGTTTCTTTGCCGAACAGGGCCTGACCAATGTCAATCTGGTGCGGGAACCCAGTTGGCAATCCATCACCGAAGGTATTACTGATGGTCGCTTAGATGCCGCGCAAATGGTGGCGGGGATGCCCCTGGCCCTCACCTTGGGCCTCGGTGGCCGGGCCTCCTTGCCGATTATTAATGCCTTAGTGCTCAGCCGCAATGGTAACGCTATTACCCTCAGCCAAAGCTTTGCCAAAGCTGGCGTCAAGACCCTAGAGGATTTCAAACAATACCTCAGCCAAACCCCCGACAAGATCCATTCCCTGGGCATGGTTCACCCGGCCTCGATGCAAAATTTACTCCTGCGCTACTGGCTAGCCTCTGGGGGAATTGATCCGGATCAGGACGTTAATCTGGTTCGCATTCCGCCGGCCCAGATGGTGGCGAACCTGAAGGCCGGCAATATTGACGGTTACTGCGTCGGCGAACCCTGGAATTCGCGGGCCGTGCGCGAGGGCCTCGGCTACGTCATTGCCACGGATCTGAATATCTGGGATGGTCACCCCGAAAAAGTCTTAGGCGTTCGGGAAGACTGGGCCAATCAATACCCCAAAACCCATTTAGCCCTGGTTAAGGCCCTGCTCCAGGCCGGTGAATATTGTGATGACCGCCGTAATCGGGAAGAAGTGATGGGCTATCTCTGCCAACCCCAGTACGTGGGTTCCTTGGTGGACTACACTCGGCCCGGTTTTCTCGATCCCTACTGCTTCGGCAACGGTCGAGAACCGGAAATGCTCCTGCGCTACAACCAATTTTATGTCGATAAAGCCAACTACCCTGCTCGCAGTGAGGCCCTGTGGATTTTGACGCAATTGGCTCGCTGGGGCTATACGCCCTTCCCCAAAAACTGGTTGGAAATTATCGAACGAGTCCGTCGCCCCGACCTCTTTGGTGAGGCCTGTCGTCAACTGGGCTGGCCTGGTCTAGAAGCGGATCGTCGGCCCTTGACCCTCTTTGATGGCATGGTCTTCAACCCTGATGATCCCCTCGGCTATATCCGCCGCTTTAGCCTGCACCGAGACCTCCAGGTGGCAGAAATTGCTCTGGAGCCGGCACCTTCGCCCATCACGCCATGA